Part of the Imperialibacter roseus genome, GACCTGATCACATAGTCGGCAAAAAGAAGGCTCAACTCATGAAGCTCACCTTCCGGAAGATAAAGGAGATATTTTCTTGCATTTGAAGGGTCCGACGAATATTGTCCGTCAATGGCAACTATCAGCTTTTGCCGAATCAGGTTCGAAATAAAGTGTTCCTGGGCTGGATTGATACTTCCGGTTTGCCAAAGGACGCCGATTTTGGAGAGAAAAGGATAGACGATATTAAGCATGGTTTTTTCAAACCCTAGCTTTAGAATGTTAGACGACATGATTTTTTCGAATCTGTCTTCGTCCATATCAATCATCGCTAAAGTAAGTGCATGGATTTGCTCAGGGAAACGCAGGTGTTTGTCGGTAAGGGCCAAAACTTCCTCGGCTATTTCCTGAGAACTCATGTCAGCTATGTGAGAAATTTTGAATCCATTGTCTTTCAATAGAGAAACATTGAGAATAAGCTTCAAATCGAGGTCGTCGTAACTTCTTATATTGGTATCTGAGCGGCTGGGCTTGATAAAATTGTACCGTTGCTCCCAAATCCGGATGGTGTGGGCTTTGATACCAGATAAATGCTCGAGGTCTTTGATTGAATAGTTGCTCACTTACTTAAACGTTATCGCACTCTAATTTACACGTGATCTTATAATCGGTTTATGATGAGACAAACTTAATGCTCAACTAAAATGTTTGAAAAACTTTGTTAGCCCAGGTAGCCAACGAGCGCAAAGAAAGATGCCTGAGACAAAATAACGTATTTGTCCAGCTCATTTTTGTTTTCAAAACCAAAATGGTGAAGTATGCTATGGAGCACAAAGGCAAGCGCTCCCCAGCTAATATAGTTTTGAATTGGAATGCCCGACCCCTGCCAGCTCCAGTAGTCCGACATGATAGCTACCGGCTCCAGCAATATATCCAATCCCACCATCAGCAATGCACCTGCCAGTGATGCCAGCCACTTGTTGTTGATAGAGCGTGTAAGGGAAGCTGTACATATTACCAGTATCAGCCAGTTGGTGCCGATAAGCAAAGGCACGCCGAAGAGCTTGGGCCCTAAAGTGGCTCCGTATTCGTAACTTCCGAATGGCCAGCCTGTTTGTACGCCAATTACCTCACTAAAAAAGGCGATTAAAAAACACAGCAATGCATAGGCGTAGAAGGAAGGGGTTTTGCTTTGCTGAAAAATGATCACAAGCGCAGCCACTATCAAAAGGTTGAGAGGTGTCAGTTGCCTCATCAAAGGTGCCCACTCTGGTAGCAGCATACCAATAGTGCCAACCACATGAAGTACCACAATTACCAGTGCCGCCTTGTTTTTACTGCTCATTATTCAAAGTTAGAAAGGTAAACTTGCCGCTGCTTGTTTGGTTTGAAAATAGTACAGAATTTGCCAACTTGTTCAACAGTCTACCCCCTGCCAAAGGGCTGAATTTATGGTATTATACAACGTCACGGTTAATATAGAATCAGTAGTTGAAGACGAATGGCTGCATTGGATAAAGTCCATTCATATTCCAAAGGTTATGGCTACCGGAATGTTTGTTGAAAGCAAAATATTTAAGCTCCTTCACGATGAAGGAGACGGGAGTGCCACATACAGTGTGCAATTTTTTGCTGCCTCTGTGAAGCAAGTAAACGAATATCTTGAAACCTATGCCCCGGCGCTGGTACAAGCTCATATGGAAAGGTATAAAAACAAACACGTAGCTTTTCGAACGTTGATGGAGCAGGTGGACTAAACTCTTCAGCCGTAGGGTCATGGACAATTCCTTCATAACGATGGCTAGACTGGCTAATCAGCGGATAACCCGAAATCGGTTTGAGTCAGCAACGCAGCTCGTGAGTTGGATGGGAGCTATGCAGGCTCAGGATCCTTATTTTATTAAGTGGGCGGTTGGCTCCAGACTTTCCGGGGCCACTGAACAAGATATTACAAAGGCGCTCGACGAAGGCAGTATTTTAAGAACCCATGCCCTCAGACCAACCTGGCATCTTGTAGCGCCGGAAGACATTTACTGGATGCTGGAGCTCACCGCACAAAACATTAAAGTTGCGGCAAAATCACGACAGAAAGAGTTGGGACTAACACCACAGATACTTTCTAAAAGTAACAGACTGATAGAACAAAAGCTCGAAGTCGGTCAGCATATGACCCGGGAAGATCTTTTGGCTGGGTTTGAAGAAGAAGGGATAAGTTTAAAGGAAAACCGGTCTTCCCATCTTCTGATGTGGGCGGAACTGGAGCAGGTAATTTGTAGCGGCGTATCACAAAGAGGGAAACATACCTATGCCCTGCTTGACCAAAGAGTGCCAAAGAAGGTGTTGCTTAGCAAAGAGGAGTCCCTGGCGAGGCTTGCCCTAACCTACTTCAAAAGCCACGGACCTGCTACGGAAGCGGATTTTTGCTGGTGGTCTGGACTTCGGGCTGGAGAGGCCAGGAGGGCCCTGGAAATGGTAAGACATCAGTTGGGCTCCGAAAAGTTTGATGAGCAGGTTTATTGGTTCGATTCAGATACAGTGGAGGCCGTCGAAAAAACAAAGTCAGTCTTTTTATTGCCGTCTTACGATGAGTATTACATCAGCTACAAGGATCGAACCGCCGCCCTTCCCTCTGTCCACAATAGCAAGGCCATATCAAATAATGGCATTTTCTCGCCAGTCATTGCGGTGAGTGGACAAGTGAAGGGTACGTGGAAAAGAGCGATAAAAAAGGAAACTGTTTTTATTGAAACAAAGCTGTTTGAAGCCGTTTCGAAATCTACCCTCAAATTAATAGAGGTAGCCGCCCAACGTTATGCCAAGTTCCTGAACAAGAAAATGGTCATTAGTCATCTATAATTGCTAATCAAAGGAAGTAGTAGTAGTTTTATTAGGTAAATCCACTCAATGCCACTTCCGCTATGATCAAGCAGTTCAACATGAAGGCCCTTTATGGGGTATACCTCTTTTTTCTTTTTCTTGCCGCCTGCGAAAAGCCTGTAGAAGAAAAAGTTATTGACCTTCCAAGAGGCGTTCCGGAAGCTGAGGGCGTACCCTCCTCCAGCATTCAGGCTTTTCTTGAATCAGCTGACACCAGCAAGCACGAATTCCACAGTTTCATGTTTCTGCGACATGGAAAAGTGATCGCCGAGAGCTGGTGGAGTCCCTATGGCCCAGAGCTGCCGCACACCATGTACTCTACAAGTAAAAGCTTTACCTCAACAGCCATTGGGTTTGCTGTCACGGAAAAACTGCTGACTGTCAATGACTCGGTTATTTCGTTTTTCCCCGAATATGTTACTGATAGCGTGAGCGACTTCATGGCTACCCTCACGGTCAAAGACCTGCTCACCATGTCGGTGGGGCAGGATCCAGACCCGTCGGCCACCATACCTGGCGACAGCCTCTGGGTAAAGTCATTCCTTTACACGCCCATCATCAACAAGCCGGGAACAAAATTTCTCTACAATTCGATGGCTACTTACATGTTGTCGGCTATTGTTACCAAAGTAACAGGGCAAAAAGTCATCGACTATTTGAAACCAAGGCTGTTCGATCCTTTGCATATTCAAGGGATCGATTGGGAGACTGACCCCGTAGGCAACAACACAGGTGGCTGGGGGCTAAGGCTGAAGACGGAGGACATGGCTAAATTTGGACAGCTTTTGCTCCAAAAAGGTAAGTGGAACGGGGAGCAAGTCCTTTCAGAGGAGTGGATAGCTGAAGCAACTTCTTTCAAAATACAGCAGTCGCCGGAGCTTCCGGCAGAAACCAAAGCAAAGAGTGACTGGCTGCAGGGCTATTGCTACCAGTTTTGGCGCTGCCGCAATAATGCCTTTCGGGGCGACGGTGCTTTTGGTCAATACATCATCGTGATGCCGGATCGGGACGCAGTCATTGCCATTACGTCGGAAACATCTGATATGCAGGGGATTTTAAATATGGTTTGGGACCAGTTGCTTCCAGCTATGGCCGACGATGAGCTGCCCGTTGATGCCGCAGCGGTGGCATCTCTTGAGAGAAAAATCGCCTCTCTTTCACTGCAACTCCCATCAGCCGACTTGGCATCCACTATGGAAGGAGCCCTGTCAGGCAAAGTATTTAAGCTTGATTCCAATGGAAGAAATATGGAGAGCATAAGTTTCCAGTTTGGGTCGGCTGGAAGTGATGTGGCTTTGAAGTATAAAAATGACACCTATAAGATTCCTATTGGCTGGGGAGAGTGGAAGTATTCGCAAACCAAAAGACCAGGACCCTACCTGGTAGCCAGAGCAAAAAATGCGCTGAAAGGCCTGCCTCCATTCAAAGTTGCTGCGGCTTATTCCTGGAAAGAAGAGAATGTGCTGGAGTTAACCCTGCGATATATTGAAAGCCCCCATACAGAGACAATCACCTGTACTTTTGAAGGTGAAGATGTCATGCTTGATTTCAAATGGAGCTTTGCGCCCACCATGAAGCCTCCGGTGATAGAGGGAGAGCTGGTAGAATAAGTGATTGCTAAAAATCGAGGTGACAGTTGAGCCAGCCGTTGTCAAACCTTGCGCCGTATTTTTTGTAGAAATTGATGGCAGGTTCGTTCCAATCAAGAACCTGCCACATCATGCCTGTGCAATTGGTTTCCTTTCCTTTTCGGATAGTGGCATCAAATAGCTGCTTACCAATTCCACTTCCCCTTTCCGACTGGGTCACCACGATGTCCTCCAGATAAATCCTCTTGCCTTTCCAGGTTGAGTAGCGGTAATAGTACAAGGCAATGCCGATAATGGTTGCGCCTTTCTCCGCCACAAAAAAGCCGAAGACCGGATGCTCGCCGAAGCCGTCTTCTTCCATTTTATCAACGCTGTTGTTGACTTCATGAAGCGCCTTCTCGTATTCCGCCAGCTCTTTTACAAGCTTCAGCACCTGCGGTAGGTCTTCAGCGATGCCTTCACGTATGTTAACTTCCATGGTTAAACGGTATGATTCTCTTTGTTACCTTAAATGTATAGACATCCTCATCTCAATGAAATAAAAAAGGGGCCAAAATGCCCCTTTCATTTAATACATCAAGCCAGCGGCTATTTACATCGCTTTTTTGGCCACTTCAGGCACAACACCCATGTTGTACCAGGTAAAAGAGTAGAGATCAGCGGCCTCTTCTATAATTTTGGAAGTTGGCTTTCCGGCCCCATGACCTGCTCTGGTTTCAATTCGAATCAACACCGGATTGTCGCCGGCCTGCTTGGCTTGTAGCTGAGCGGCAAACTTAAATGAGTGAGCAGGCACCACCCTGTCGTCATGATCAGCTGTGGTAACCAGGGTCGCAGGATACTTTACACCTTCTTTCACATTATGCACAGGCGAATAGCCCAGAATGTACTTGAACATCTCTTCTGATTCCTCTGAAGTCCCGTAGTCGTAAGCCCAACCGGCACCAGCCGTGAAAGTGTGATAGCGAAGCATGTCCATAACGCCTACTGCAGGGAGCGCCACCTTAAATAGTTCCGGGCGTTGTGTCATAGTGGCGCCCACCAGAAGGCCTCCGTTGGAGCCACCGGCAATAGCCAGGTAGTCGCTGCTGGTATAACCTTCTTTGATCAGATACTCGGCAGCACCTATGAAGTCATCAAACACATTTTGTTTTTTCATCTTGGTGCCAGCAAGGTGCCATTCTTCGCCGTACTCACCACCGCCACGGATGCTGGGCTGCGCATAGATGCCACCATTTTCCAACCACACAATCCTGGAAACACTGAAGCCAGGCGTCATGCTGATATTGAACCCGCCATAGCTGTAGAGGTAGGTGGGGTTCTTACCATTTTTTTCAAGTCCGTTCTTATAAGTGATAAACATGGGGATTTTCGTTCCGTCCTTGCTGCTATAGAAAACCTGCTCGGTGGTGTAATCTTCAGGGTTGAAGTCGACCTTTGGTTGCTGATACAGGGTGGATTTTCCTGAGGCAATGTTATAGGAGAAGATCGAACTTGGATAAGTGAATGAGGTAAACGTGTAATAGATGTCGGTGTCACTTTCTTCGCCTCCAAAGCCGTAAATGCTTCCAATACCTGGCAGCTCGACGTCCCTTTCCAGTTCGCCTTTCCGGTTATATTGTTTGATTTCGGACTTGGCATCCACCAGATATTCAGCAAAAATCTTCTCCCCGGCAGTGCTGGCGCTGAGCACGTTTTTGGTTTCAGGAATTACATTTACCCAGGTGGCTGGCGTCGGGTCAGCAAACGAGGTCTTCACAATCCTGTTGTTAGGGGCGTCCAGGTTAGTGAAGATAAATAAGGTCTCTCCGTCGTTGTCAATTACATAGTGGTCTTTATCCACATTGTCTACAATTGTCTTTATCGGGCTGTTCGGAACCGTTAAATCCTGAATGTAGAGCTCATTGCCGGTTGTGCTAACAGAAGCCGAGATAACAAGGAAACGCTCGTCTTCCGTCAGGTTAGCCCCCACGTAGCGTCTTGGAAATTTGGCCCCACCCAGGATCAGCTTGTCGCTTGCCTGAGGCTCGCCGAGCTTGTGGAAGTACAGTTTGTGGTGTTGGGTCTTACCCGATAGCACGCTTCCATCTTTTGGTTTGTCGTAGCTGCTATAATAGACACCTTCGTTGCCTTTCCATGAAAAGCCTGTGAACTTTAAGTCTCTCAAAGTGTCTCCAACTAGCTCTTTCGTGGTGGTATTAAAAAGCACACCCTTTCTCCAGTCAGAGCCGCCATCTGACAGCAGCATACCGGCAAGTGAACCGTCTTTAGAAAAGCTCAGGCCTGCAAGCGACACGGTGCCATCGGCAGAGAATGTATTGGGATTCAAAAACTCTTCGTGTTCATCTCCAAGATTTTTCACCCGGTAAAGCACGTTCTGATTTTGAAGCCCATCATTTTTATAGAAATAATAGTAGTCGCCACGTTTAAATGGGGCGTACACTTTCTCATAGTCCCAAAGCTTTGTAAGCCTCTCTTTCACTGCCTCCCTAAAGTCGATATTGTTCAGGTAGCCAAAGGTCACTTTGTTTTCCGCTTCCACCCATTGAGCGGTGGCTGCCGACGTGTCGTTTTCCAGCCATCGGTAGGGATCCTCTACTTTGGTGCCGAAGTACTCATCAACATGTGCTACCTTTTCGGTGGTTGGGTAAATGATGGCCTCTTCTTTTGGAGGTTGTGAGCAATGGCTGACAAGGCCGGCTAAAACGACAAGATTGGATAATTTTCTCATGGTTGAATGGGTTAAAGAGATAAAAAAAGCCTGAAAGGTTTGTTTCAGGCTTATGCGTTAAATTATTTCTTGATCATATTGAATCCTGTGTACGGAACCAGCACCTTCGGAATCTTGATCCCATCGGGAGTCTGGTTGTTTTCCAGCATGGCTGCCAGTATCCTTGGCAGGGCCAGCGCACTTCCGTTCAGGGTGTGAAGCAGTTCCGTCTTCTTGTCCACCTTGCGTCTCAGCTTGAGCCTGTTGGCCTGGTAAGTCTCAAAGTTGGACACAGAGCTCACCTCCAACCATTTTTTCTGTGCCGCAGAGTATACTTCGAAGTCGAAGGTAAGCGCAGAGGTGAAGCCCATATCGCCTCCACATAGCTTCAAAATGCGGTAAGGGAGCTCAAGGTTTTTGATAAGCCGCTCAACGTGGTTCTTCATTCCGTCGAGTGCTTTGTACGACGCCTCAGGGGTGGTTACCTGTACTATCTCCACCTTATCAAACTGGTGGAGCCTGTTTAGGCCACGCACATGTGCACCCCAGCTGCCCGCCTCTCTCCTGAAGCAGGGCGTGTAAGCCACATTCTTCACAGGTAGTTCGTCATCAGCCAGAATTACGTCCCGGTAGAGGTTGGTAATGGGCACCTCCGCCGTTGGGATAAGGTACAAGTCATCGGCGGTGGCGTGGTACATCTGCCCTTCTTTGTCGGGTAGCTGGCCCGTTCCGTAGCCTGATTCTTTGTTGACCACGATGGGGGGCCTCATTTCGAGATACCCTGCGTCTAATGCCTGATCAATGAAGTAGTTGATCATAGCACGCACAATTCTGGCCCCTTGTTTCTTGTAAACAGGGAAGCCGGCCCCGGTTATTTTTATGCCAAGGTCAAAGTCGATGATGTCATACTCCTTAATGAGATCCCAATGTGGCTTGGCGCTTTCGGGCAGCTTGGGTAACGTGCCTACCTGAAACACCACTTCGTTGTCTTCGGCTGTTCGTCCTTCCGGCACGCTTTCGTGCGGCACGTTGGGAAGCTCATAGAGTTTATTTGTAAGCAGCTCTTCAGTAGACTCCAGGTCACTGCCTAATTTCTTGGAAGTTTCTTTAAGCTCCGATGTCTGCGATTTGATCTTCTCAGCAGCTTCTTTTTGGCCGCTTTGCATCAACTGCCCGATTTGCTTGGCCAGTTGGTTGGCTTCTGCCAGAGCTACATCCATCTCAGTTTTCAGAGATTTCCGCTTGTCGTCCAGGGCCAGCACCTCGTCGATCTTGTCGTCTACCTCTTTCAGCCCCCTTTTCTTGAGGCCTGTCAGAACCTTTTCTTTATTAGCACGTATTTCAGAAACTTGTAACATTATGCCTAATTAGTTAAGTTTGCAAAAGTAAGAGATTTACAAAGAAATATTCAGGCTGGTTCCCGCTTAAATTCTCTTGTGTCTCCAGCGGTCTTTTTTCAGCAATTACTTGTTATTAATGAATGCTTAGCATATAATTGCGGCGTCATTTTCCGACAAACCTCAGGCCGTTTCTCATTATCAATTTTGTTTTAACGGAATAGAATCTCGACCTTTTTTTTGTAACCACTTCATTTAGAATATTACTATCTCAATTCATAGTTTATGTACAGCATTGACGACCTTAATGTCCGTCTTCTTTCAGAATTAAAAGACATCGCAGAAAAACTTGGAGTTCCCAACTACAAAAAAGCTGCAAAACAAGAATTAGTCTACAAAATCCTCGATCACCAGGCTGTGATGCCAGAAGAGGAAGTTTCCAAAATAAAGAAGTCAGATAAGGCCGCTACCCCGGTAGCCGCAGCCCCGGCCCCGGAGGACAAACCGAAGCCCGCTCGCCCGCCAAGGGAGGACGATAGAAGGCCTAACAACAAACCGAAGATTCGCAGGGAGAATGTGGTAGCAAAGGACGCAGCTAAGCCTGCTGAAGGCAAATCGGATGACCGTCCAAAGAAGAGAGAGGTAAGCAGTGCTGATGAACTCCTTCAGTCTTTCAATCTTGAAACTGACGACGATGACACATCAGCGAAAGAAGTGGTAGAAGAAGGCAAGAAGGTAGAAAAAGAAATATCTAACGACTCGAGAGGCGAACTTAGAGAAGACACGAGAAATCGTGAAGACAGAGGTGACCAACCTGGCAGAGAAGACAAAGGCGATCAAAAAGAGCAGCGTGCTCCATTTAAGCCCAAAAGAAATTATAACACCAATATCAAAGAGTTTGACGGTATTATAGTTAACGAAGGTGTGCTGGAAATCATGCAGGACGGCTATGGCTTCCTTCGCTCTCCAGACTACAACTACCTGGCCAGTCCTGATGATATATATGTGTCGCCGTCTCAGATTAAGCTATTTGGACTAAAAACTGGTGATTCTGTGAAGGGGCAAATCAGGCCTCCAAAAGAAGGAGAAAAGTATTTCGCCTTACTAAGAGTAGAAACCGTTAACGGTAAAACAACTGAAGAAATACGTGACAGGGTTTCTTTCGAATACCTGACTCCACTGTTCCCGGAAGAGAAGATAAGACTTAGCTCTCCAAAGAGACCTGACCATTACTCAGCCAGAATTCTCGACTTGTTTGCTCCAATTGGAAAAGGACAGCGTGGAATGATTGTGGCACAGCCAAAGACTGGTAAGACAGTGCTCCTTAAGCAAATTGCCAACGCCATTACTGAGAACCATCCTGAAATTTACCTGATCATACTCCTTATTGACGAACGTCCTGAAGAAGTAACCGACATGGCTCGCAGTGTGCATGCTGAGGTTATTTCATCAACTTTTGACGAGCAGGCCGACCGTCACGTGAAGGTGGCGAGCATTGTTCTTGAGAAGGCTAAGAGAATGGTGGAATGCGGACACGACGTTGTTATTCTTCTTGACTCGATCACACGTTTGGCCAGGGCTTACAACACAGTAGTTCCTTCGTCAGGCAAAATACTTTCCGGTGGTGTGGATGCTAATGCGCTGCATAAGCCTAAGAGGTTCTTCGGTGCTGCCAGAAATGTTGAGCACGGCGGTTCATTGACCATTATTGCAACCGCACTGATTGAGACAGGCTCTAAAATGGACGAGGTTATCTTCGAAGAATTCAAAGGTACTGGTAACATGGAACTGCAACTGGATCGTAAGCTATCCAACAAGCGTGTGTACCCTGCTATTGACGTGCCTGCATCCGGAACTCGTCGTGAAGACCTGCTCATGGAAAAAGACGAGCTATCAAAGGTTTGGATATTGAGAAAATACATGTCTGACATGACTTCTCAGGAGGCGATGGAATTCCTTCTTGACAAAATGAAGGGGACTCAGAACAACGCCGAGTTCCTGATCTCGATGAACGGATAAATAATAGAGACTTATCAATTGAAAGAGCGGCCTGCAACCGCTCTTTTTTTTGTGCCGTTCTAAATCTAAACCTGACCGACTACCTTCCTTCAACCCACTCTTTCAGGTACTGGTAGCGGCTGGTCAGCTTTCCGTCTTCGGTGATAGTGGCATCCTGGACGATTCTAAACTCATCGTTGCTGAACAGGTGAGGCAATACATTCTTCACCAGCATGTTCCCGAAGTCCATAGAGGCATCTCTGGGGAGTTCGCAGGGCAAATTATCGACAGCCATCATCGAAATATTCCCCTCTTCGCTAAACTCAGGCATTATTTCATCTTGTGTAGGGTCGTAGTCGTACACTGGTTCATCTATTGTCGATGGCCTTTTTGTTGAAGGGATCGATCCTTCAATATCGCAGGTAATGTCGGCTATCACACGCAGGCAAAAATCATTTTTGGTGGCATCTTCCCTTGTGAAAAGTGTTGGCGCCTTTGGTTCCCAAAAAGCAGCAGCGATGAGTATTTCAGCTACTTTGGCATATTTCAGAAAATCGGAATGAAAGTTGTCAGCATGGGAGTAGAACTCACCACGGTTGAATTCTTTGCCTTCATTGTGTGCATTGTAATCTCTCGAATTTAGCTGAGCAAATACTGGAAAATCGAAGGATTGTGTTAGCAGGGCGGCAGGTGTCACTTTTCTGACATTCATGCCCACCAGCACCTCCATGGCTCCTTTGGCTACCCGGCCACCACCCGTTACCACCATTTTTATAGGGGGCAGTTTTACCTTAGCAAACTCGGTTTTTAAGTCTTCCAGATCAAAGCACTCATGCGCCCGCCTCAAATGGTATAGGTTGTATCTTTTTCCGTAAGTCCAAATAGCATTGTAGGCACCCACTATCCCCGCCCATCGGCCAAAAGCGATAACCCGCTGGCCATTTTCGTCTGTTAGGGTTTCGTAGTCCACCATTTTGATTTTCTTTTCCAACAGTGCCTTTAGCAGTGGTTTGTTGTATTCCTGCTTTTTGATGGTGTGGGAAAAGAAGAAGTAGGTTTTACCGGGGATGAGTTGTGCCATGGGGACTTCTTTGACCCCAAATATGATGTCGCACATATCCATAGAATCGACCATTTTGAGGCCCTTCTCCTCATACGCAGCATCCGGGAAGCAACGCACATCACTTCTTTGCACCAGGACTTCTACATTTGGGAACTTCGCCTGTATTTCAAGTGCCTGATCGGGAGTTATAGGGACTCTTTTGTCGACAGGAACTTTTCCCTCTTTGATTATGCCTACCTTTATCTTCATCATTGAATTGGGAGTTGTATTCTTGACCCAATATTACTAAGATGCAAAGACAAGCATAATCATATGGAAGGATTAATTTTGGTGAGCCTGTTCTGGGTGCTTTACTTTTCCCTCCATAGCTTTCTGGCAGCGGATTTTGTAAAACGCAGGTTTAACAGGCAATGGTTTCGGTTGTTTTACAATACTGTCGCCCTGCTGTTGCTGTTGGCTATCGTGTTCTACATGGCTACTGTCGACTCTCCATTTGTGT contains:
- a CDS encoding NAD(P)-dependent oxidoreductase, whose translation is MMKIKVGIIKEGKVPVDKRVPITPDQALEIQAKFPNVEVLVQRSDVRCFPDAAYEEKGLKMVDSMDMCDIIFGVKEVPMAQLIPGKTYFFFSHTIKKQEYNKPLLKALLEKKIKMVDYETLTDENGQRVIAFGRWAGIVGAYNAIWTYGKRYNLYHLRRAHECFDLEDLKTEFAKVKLPPIKMVVTGGGRVAKGAMEVLVGMNVRKVTPAALLTQSFDFPVFAQLNSRDYNAHNEGKEFNRGEFYSHADNFHSDFLKYAKVAEILIAAAFWEPKAPTLFTREDATKNDFCLRVIADITCDIEGSIPSTKRPSTIDEPVYDYDPTQDEIMPEFSEEGNISMMAVDNLPCELPRDASMDFGNMLVKNVLPHLFSNDEFRIVQDATITEDGKLTSRYQYLKEWVEGR